A single genomic interval of Porphyromonas sp. oral taxon 275 harbors:
- a CDS encoding U32 family peptidase: MNRNEYEIMAPVGSYESLMAAIGAGADSVYFGIEGLNMRSKSANNFTTEDLHKIAAICREHGVKSYLTVNTIIYDEDLELMRQIIDAAKAAQVSSIIAADVAPMLYARSIGVEVHLSTQLNITNVEALRFYAQFADVVVLARELNMDQVAAIHRAIIEEPILGPGGAPIRIEMFAHGALCMAVSGKCYLSLHEQGKSANRGSCSQICRRSYEVKDKETGIELEVDNQYIMSPKDLKTIHFLNKMLDSGVRVLKIEGRARGPEYVDAVVRSYREAVDAYCAGTFSEERVAKWDEHLGQVFNRGFWDGYYLGQRLGEWTSSYGSSATKQKVYVAKTNKYFSKIGVGEFAVESGAIQVGDELLITGPTTGLVRFTVEELRVDMEPVERAEKGQVCSIAVPDKVRPGDRVYIFSDRTVKQ, from the coding sequence ATGAACAGAAACGAATATGAAATCATGGCGCCTGTCGGCAGCTATGAGTCGCTCATGGCGGCCATAGGTGCGGGCGCTGACTCGGTATACTTCGGCATCGAAGGGCTCAATATGCGCTCCAAGAGCGCCAATAACTTCACCACCGAAGACCTCCACAAGATCGCAGCCATCTGCCGTGAACACGGTGTCAAGAGCTATCTGACGGTCAATACCATTATATATGACGAGGACCTGGAGCTCATGCGTCAGATCATCGACGCAGCCAAGGCGGCTCAGGTCTCCAGCATCATCGCCGCCGACGTGGCCCCGATGCTCTACGCGCGTAGTATAGGTGTGGAGGTGCATCTCTCCACGCAGCTTAATATCACCAACGTCGAGGCGCTGCGCTTCTACGCACAGTTCGCCGACGTCGTCGTCCTGGCGCGCGAGCTCAACATGGATCAGGTGGCTGCCATTCACCGTGCCATCATCGAAGAGCCTATCCTAGGGCCTGGGGGCGCACCGATTCGTATCGAGATGTTCGCCCACGGCGCGCTCTGCATGGCGGTCTCGGGTAAGTGTTACCTAAGCCTCCACGAGCAGGGCAAGAGCGCCAACCGCGGGAGCTGCTCGCAGATCTGCCGGCGCTCCTATGAGGTCAAGGATAAGGAGACGGGCATCGAGCTGGAGGTGGACAACCAGTATATCATGTCCCCCAAGGACCTCAAGACGATCCACTTCCTCAACAAGATGCTGGACTCGGGCGTGCGCGTCCTCAAGATCGAGGGACGTGCGCGTGGGCCCGAGTACGTCGACGCCGTGGTGCGCTCCTATCGAGAGGCGGTGGATGCCTACTGCGCGGGTACCTTCAGCGAGGAGCGCGTAGCCAAGTGGGATGAGCACCTGGGGCAGGTCTTCAACCGCGGCTTCTGGGACGGCTACTACCTGGGGCAGCGCCTCGGGGAATGGACTTCGTCCTATGGCTCGTCGGCGACGAAGCAGAAGGTCTACGTGGCGAAGACCAATAAGTACTTCTCCAAGATCGGCGTCGGAGAGTTCGCCGTGGAGAGTGGTGCGATCCAGGTCGGCGATGAGCTGCTGATCACAGGGCCTACGACGGGCCTCGTTCGCTTCACCGTCGAGGAGCTGCGCGTGGATATGGAGCCCGTCGAGCGTGCCGAGAAAGGGCAGGTCTGCTCCATCGCTGTGCCCGACAAGGTACGCCCTGGGGACCGTGTCTATATCTTCAGTGACAGGACGGTCAAGCAGTAG
- a CDS encoding aminotransferase class I/II-fold pyridoxal phosphate-dependent enzyme: MNLLEQKLSSYTEPQKAQAAGIYPYFRKIESEQDTEVIIDGKKVLMFGSNSYLGLTNHPEVKAAAREAVEKYGTGCAGSRFLNGTLDSHIALEKRLAEFAGKEDAIIFSTGFQVNLGVISCLLGREDYIIWDSLNHASIIEGIRLSPAKSLRFKHNDMAALERRLQQCDPERIKLIVVDGVFSMEGDLCNLPEICRLAEQYKASVMVDEAHGFGVMGDHGRGVCNYFGLTDKVDLIMGTFSKSFAAIGGFIAGSKTTINYIRHHARSYIFSASCTPAATAAVGKSLEIMLREPERVEALQEKTRYCLEKFRKLGFEIGHTSTPIIPLFVRDNEKTFRVTAELFHEGVFVNPVVAPAVAPEDTLIRFSLMATHTYEQLDTAIEKITAVFRRLDIPLHPQA, translated from the coding sequence ATGAATCTACTAGAGCAGAAACTATCCAGCTATACGGAGCCACAGAAGGCTCAGGCTGCAGGGATATACCCCTACTTTCGCAAGATAGAGAGCGAGCAGGATACCGAGGTCATCATTGACGGCAAGAAGGTACTTATGTTCGGATCCAACTCCTACCTAGGGCTGACGAACCATCCCGAGGTGAAGGCCGCAGCCCGCGAGGCTGTGGAGAAGTACGGGACAGGCTGTGCAGGCAGCCGCTTCCTCAATGGGACGCTGGACAGCCATATCGCCCTGGAGAAGCGTCTGGCAGAGTTCGCCGGTAAGGAAGATGCCATCATCTTCTCGACGGGCTTCCAGGTGAACCTCGGGGTCATCTCCTGTCTCCTCGGTCGTGAGGACTACATCATCTGGGACTCACTGAACCATGCCTCCATCATCGAGGGTATCCGTCTGTCGCCCGCCAAGAGCCTTCGCTTCAAGCACAACGATATGGCCGCCCTGGAGCGCCGCCTGCAGCAGTGCGACCCCGAGCGTATCAAGCTCATCGTCGTCGACGGTGTCTTCTCTATGGAGGGTGACCTGTGCAACCTGCCCGAGATCTGCCGCCTGGCGGAGCAGTACAAGGCCTCGGTCATGGTCGATGAAGCCCACGGCTTCGGCGTCATGGGTGACCACGGTCGTGGCGTATGTAATTACTTCGGCCTGACGGACAAGGTGGACCTCATCATGGGTACCTTCAGTAAGAGCTTCGCTGCTATCGGTGGCTTCATCGCCGGTAGCAAGACGACGATCAACTACATCCGCCACCACGCCCGCTCCTATATCTTCAGCGCAAGCTGCACGCCTGCTGCGACGGCAGCCGTAGGCAAGAGCCTGGAGATCATGCTGCGTGAGCCAGAGCGAGTCGAGGCGCTGCAGGAGAAGACGCGCTACTGCCTGGAGAAGTTCCGCAAGCTGGGCTTCGAGATCGGGCACACGTCCACACCGATCATCCCCCTCTTCGTGCGCGACAATGAGAAGACCTTCCGCGTGACGGCAGAGCTCTTCCACGAGGGCGTCTTCGTCAATCCCGTAGTGGCGCCCGCCGTCGCTCCCGAGGATACGCTGATCCGCTTCTCGCTGATGGCCACGCACACCTACGAGCAGCTCGACACCGCGATCGAGAAGATCACGGCCGTCTTCCGCCGCCTCGATATCCCCCTTCACCCACAGGCCTAG
- a CDS encoding ecotin family protein, translated as MDYRSQPFVLTLMVLLLVVAGSCRTTREGQEDKLDSIPEQELRYDEPKATLPEGMHLVRLRELSPKDDYRLELIPLVRNEHPEGLYRLEGRLVSSDPWQGINHYSYEGASQPTSCALRPNAPETFRRYALGEPLLLPLLGNQQLVLQPRDSVAIGLRYWKAVGAVTDLKPSTELERRAPKEGYRAYEFTAPRPRHEDDPEEYYIELIPSKRMKVDCNIHLLRGRFELERDGTPDHLSYTFLSDGSTMSTRMGCPDGSLTEKLIRHTGLIVLRWAGSGLQIYVPEGFVMRYRLYRPDGQLSPVTPLPKSKPQPKH; from the coding sequence ATGGACTATAGATCACAGCCGTTCGTGCTGACGCTGATGGTGCTCCTACTCGTCGTGGCGGGCAGCTGCCGCACGACTCGCGAGGGGCAGGAGGATAAGCTCGACTCCATCCCCGAGCAGGAGCTTCGCTATGACGAGCCTAAGGCCACGCTGCCCGAAGGTATGCACCTGGTGCGCCTGCGTGAGCTCTCGCCCAAGGACGACTACCGCCTCGAGCTCATCCCACTGGTGCGCAACGAGCATCCCGAAGGCCTCTACCGCCTCGAGGGGCGCCTCGTCTCTAGCGACCCCTGGCAGGGGATCAATCACTACAGCTACGAGGGTGCCAGCCAGCCGACCTCGTGCGCGCTGCGCCCCAATGCCCCCGAGACCTTCCGCCGCTATGCCCTGGGCGAACCGCTTCTGCTGCCCCTCTTGGGCAACCAGCAGCTCGTCCTCCAGCCCCGTGATTCCGTCGCCATAGGCCTCCGATACTGGAAGGCCGTCGGTGCCGTCACGGATCTGAAGCCCTCGACCGAACTCGAGCGCCGCGCCCCTAAGGAGGGCTACCGCGCCTATGAGTTCACCGCCCCGCGGCCCCGCCATGAGGACGACCCCGAGGAGTACTATATCGAGCTCATCCCGAGCAAGCGTATGAAGGTGGACTGCAACATCCATCTGCTGCGCGGACGCTTCGAGCTGGAGCGCGACGGCACGCCCGATCACCTCAGCTATACCTTCCTCTCCGATGGGTCGACGATGTCCACGCGCATGGGCTGCCCCGACGGCTCGCTCACCGAGAAGCTCATCCGGCATACGGGCCTCATCGTACTGCGCTGGGCGGGCAGTGGCTTGCAGATCTACGTGCCCGAGGGCTTCGTCATGCGCTACCGCCTCTACCGACCCGATGGGCAGCTGAGCCCCGTCACGCCGCTGCCTAAGTCGAAGCCGCAGCCCAAGCACTAG
- a CDS encoding LTA synthase family protein, with protein sequence MPHRLLYRIPPRLRYLLCLSSVLLGLFALAKLAFLLYTRPPASSLSLAAVGQVLVHGFSLDLAVLGYLLVLPLLLVAGSLLRPEVAARRLLRPYHLFLALLLPLILLVDAGLYPYWGFKLDATIFQYLDHPAAAAASVSLGFILAALLLYLALALGLYWMLQRCSAERWLRGRRPVLAALGYLLLLAPSFVAIRGGLGKSTSNVGQVYFSQDPWLNHAAVNPVFSFVSSLAHVEDLDAEYNAFGEEERARLVAGLYPAADDPLTDTLLRVQRPNVLLIIMESFGARFVGSFGGDAAVSPQLDRLAREGVRFERCYANSYRTDRGTVCLLSGYPSFPRHSVMKMPAQLRSLSGIAAELQRVGYTTDFVYGGDANFTNTKGYLLGSGYQRVTDVTGLSSSLPRNSWGVHDEATLDYVYQQIISRPKGKPWHIGLLTLSSHEPWDVPYQRLEGKERNAFAYLDAQLGRFVDRLRQRPEWQDLLIICVADHGYHRAEDAGSRHGLATHHIPMLWLGGALRGPRSFDQLMTQTDLAATLLAQLGLSAERFAFSRNVLGTSYRYPFAYYTFNDGFAYIDSTGYSVVDNATGQCIEEAGAGAELRRARGRALLQTSYDDLARR encoded by the coding sequence ATGCCTCATCGCCTGCTGTACCGCATCCCCCCACGCCTTCGCTATCTCCTCTGCCTCAGTAGTGTGCTGCTCGGGCTCTTCGCGCTGGCGAAGCTCGCCTTCCTCCTCTACACCCGTCCCCCCGCTTCCTCCCTATCGCTCGCCGCGGTGGGACAAGTGCTCGTGCACGGCTTCAGCCTCGATCTGGCGGTGCTGGGCTACCTGCTGGTGCTCCCGCTGCTGCTGGTGGCGGGCTCGCTGCTGAGGCCTGAGGTGGCGGCTAGGCGCCTGCTGCGTCCCTATCACCTCTTCCTGGCGCTTCTCCTCCCACTGATCCTCCTCGTCGACGCGGGGCTCTACCCCTACTGGGGCTTCAAGCTCGACGCGACGATCTTCCAGTACCTCGATCACCCTGCTGCTGCCGCGGCGAGCGTCTCGCTGGGCTTCATCCTCGCGGCGCTGCTCCTGTACCTCGCCCTAGCGCTGGGGCTGTACTGGATGCTCCAGCGCTGCAGTGCGGAGCGCTGGCTGCGGGGGCGGCGCCCAGTGCTTGCAGCCCTCGGCTACCTACTGCTCCTCGCTCCCTCCTTCGTAGCGATACGCGGGGGGCTGGGCAAGTCTACGAGCAATGTAGGCCAAGTCTACTTCAGCCAAGATCCGTGGCTCAACCACGCCGCCGTCAATCCCGTCTTTAGCTTCGTCTCCTCGCTGGCGCATGTCGAGGATCTCGATGCCGAGTACAATGCCTTCGGCGAAGAGGAGCGCGCACGGCTCGTGGCGGGGCTCTATCCTGCGGCGGATGACCCGCTCACCGATACGCTCCTGCGCGTGCAGCGCCCCAATGTGCTGCTGATTATTATGGAGAGCTTCGGTGCGCGCTTCGTCGGGAGCTTCGGGGGGGACGCCGCCGTCTCGCCGCAGCTCGACCGTCTGGCGCGTGAGGGCGTACGCTTCGAGCGCTGCTATGCCAATAGCTACCGCACCGACCGCGGTACGGTCTGCCTGCTCAGTGGCTACCCGAGCTTCCCCCGCCACTCGGTGATGAAGATGCCCGCCCAGCTGCGTAGCCTCTCGGGGATCGCGGCGGAGCTGCAGCGCGTCGGCTATACGACGGACTTCGTCTACGGCGGGGATGCCAACTTCACCAATACCAAGGGCTACCTCCTCGGATCGGGCTACCAGCGTGTGACGGACGTCACGGGGCTCTCCAGCTCGCTCCCGCGCAATAGCTGGGGCGTACATGACGAGGCGACCCTCGACTATGTCTACCAGCAGATCATCTCCCGCCCGAAGGGCAAGCCCTGGCATATCGGCCTGCTGACCCTAAGCAGCCATGAGCCCTGGGACGTGCCCTATCAGCGCCTCGAGGGCAAGGAGCGCAATGCCTTCGCCTACCTGGATGCCCAGCTGGGGCGCTTCGTTGACCGCCTCAGGCAGCGCCCCGAGTGGCAAGACCTGCTCATCATCTGCGTCGCCGACCACGGCTACCACCGAGCCGAGGATGCGGGTTCGCGCCACGGCCTCGCCACCCACCACATCCCCATGCTCTGGCTGGGCGGAGCGCTACGCGGCCCTCGGAGTTTCGACCAACTGATGACGCAGACCGATCTGGCGGCCACGCTGCTGGCGCAGCTGGGCCTCAGCGCCGAGCGCTTTGCCTTCAGCCGCAATGTGCTGGGGACAAGCTATCGCTATCCCTTCGCCTACTATACCTTCAATGACGGCTTCGCCTATATCGACAGTACGGGCTACTCGGTGGTGGACAACGCCACTGGGCAGTGCATCGAGGAGGCGGGCGCGGGAGCCGAACTGCGGCGTGCCCGCGGCCGTGCTTTGCTCCAGACGAGTTATGACGATCTAGCCCGCCGCTAA
- a CDS encoding RagB/SusD family nutrient uptake outer membrane protein has protein sequence MTKKTKNSLVLLALGASLLSSCGKGFLEKEPSQIFSPGQIQKAAEWNDQVGVGYLNAVIATFYEPNQSQDGDHNDFAQKALDINTDLLSGDMEMPTTSRGWFKDAASLQINTTNSNTNSQIWNFSYRTVRAANSFFQGLGSDKELSSTISKANKAAWGQAKVLRAAALLNLAHVYAQPYSATTKSQRVLPLYTLERSLDAASGLATLEEVYTLILEDLVAGRKALQEAGDPARSNKSKVDGTVATGFLARAYLDLGRYQEAYDEAKKVIDAGQYPLIPASEIDATGFRDVNTSEFIWGVDITKETTGGLQSFWGHMDIYTYSYAWAGDAKVINQLLQEQIPSYDVRAKWFDNRGYPTGKFYSTTKPKLGADRQWLNDIIFMRTAELYLIASEAAARKGDASAAKTVLKALLKERTEPAKLAAAEDHIDQLTDAQLLDEIYYQWRIELWGEGFALQVLKRFQKNQIRTTRSAQLTNQTIPYTDPRLTLSIPQSELSNNTKARQ, from the coding sequence ATGACCAAGAAGACTAAGAATAGCCTCGTACTGCTAGCCCTCGGCGCTAGCCTCCTGAGCTCCTGCGGCAAGGGTTTCCTCGAGAAGGAGCCCTCGCAGATCTTCTCCCCTGGGCAGATCCAGAAGGCTGCGGAGTGGAATGACCAGGTGGGTGTCGGCTACCTCAATGCCGTCATCGCTACCTTCTACGAGCCCAACCAGTCGCAGGACGGAGACCACAACGACTTCGCCCAGAAGGCTCTCGACATCAACACAGACCTCCTCTCGGGGGATATGGAGATGCCGACCACGAGCCGTGGGTGGTTCAAGGACGCGGCCTCGCTGCAGATCAATACGACCAACAGCAACACCAACTCCCAGATCTGGAACTTCAGCTACCGTACCGTACGCGCGGCCAACAGCTTCTTCCAGGGCCTCGGCTCGGACAAGGAGCTCTCCAGCACCATCAGCAAGGCCAACAAGGCGGCCTGGGGGCAGGCTAAGGTACTCCGTGCCGCAGCGCTGCTCAACCTCGCCCACGTCTACGCCCAGCCCTACAGCGCCACGACCAAGAGCCAGCGCGTGCTGCCGCTCTACACCCTCGAGCGCAGCCTCGATGCCGCCAGTGGCCTGGCGACGCTCGAGGAGGTCTACACCCTCATCCTCGAGGATCTCGTGGCTGGTCGCAAGGCCCTCCAGGAGGCGGGCGACCCCGCGCGTAGCAATAAGTCCAAGGTCGACGGCACGGTCGCCACGGGCTTCCTCGCCCGCGCCTACCTCGACCTAGGGCGCTACCAGGAGGCCTACGACGAGGCCAAGAAGGTCATCGACGCGGGTCAGTACCCCTTGATCCCCGCCTCCGAGATCGATGCTACGGGCTTCCGCGACGTCAATACCTCAGAGTTCATCTGGGGCGTGGACATCACCAAGGAGACGACGGGCGGCCTACAGAGCTTCTGGGGGCACATGGACATCTACACCTACAGCTACGCCTGGGCAGGGGATGCCAAGGTGATCAACCAGCTGCTGCAGGAGCAGATCCCCAGCTACGACGTACGTGCCAAGTGGTTCGACAATCGCGGCTACCCTACGGGTAAGTTCTACTCCACGACCAAGCCCAAGCTCGGTGCAGACCGTCAGTGGCTCAATGACATCATCTTCATGCGCACGGCCGAGCTCTACCTCATCGCCAGCGAGGCCGCTGCGCGCAAGGGCGATGCGAGCGCTGCGAAGACCGTCCTCAAGGCGCTGCTCAAGGAGCGCACCGAGCCCGCGAAGCTGGCCGCCGCAGAGGATCATATCGACCAGCTGACGGATGCGCAGCTCCTCGACGAGATCTACTACCAGTGGCGTATCGAGCTCTGGGGTGAGGGCTTCGCACTGCAGGTACTCAAGCGCTTCCAGAAGAATCAGATCCGTACGACGCGCTCGGCACAGCTCACCAACCAGACCATCCCCTATACGGATCCTCGCCTGACGCTGTCTATTCCCCAGTCCGAGCTCTCCAATAACACCAAGGCCCGCCAGTAG
- a CDS encoding SusC/RagA family TonB-linked outer membrane protein has product MRKSLLYLLLLASSAAGALAQQKQITVSGVVIASNDREPVIAASVVATEHPKVGVLTDTEGKFSFKVPAGTKSLTVSSIGYISQRVNLTGQPLRVTLRAEERVVDNVVVVAYGRQSKNSFTGSAARVSVEELNRKSTSNLTTALQGASPGVQVFTTTGQPGANATVQIRGIGSVNSNTAPLYVVDGVPYELNLGGLNLADVESMTVLKDASATALYGARAANGVVLITTRQGQAGKITFDAELKAGVNKRLIPLYDVINSPEDFLEVAYQSVKNKYEYFGLKNSLASAYSSPRTRFADGKSAADAPQSAADLLFFDGILASGADAAASIPSRYKLWDLPSGQLIDAQTGRFNPAAKRLYTPERWEDELFRTGQFNEANLRISGGNDKVRFASALGFQKNVGYYVGSDFKRLSLRNNLTANLSKDLKATIGLSYASTTTNDPGQGTTDSNGFQWVYGTPSIFPVFQHDPVTGKRVPDPKLGGADAYDFGEYDGVSRPFRGGINPAGSTRLDKQQASRDFLTSNISLEYRFLQDFKLAINYGLQFQAYRQGRLANPLYGDSKNVGSITQNRNILHTHTLNQILSWGRAFGDHHLDAFIAHESSEQENDLMSAQRKKVVKGNVLDLNDGLINESSASYRLTNAIESYFGQLRYDYDNRYYLSASLRRDGSSRFADGHRWGTFGSVGAAWIASRESFLSSASWINNLKFKASYGVLGNQDLSLGYSSYTPDYYLYTDLYDLTDAQGEPSFSFYSKGNPNLSWELSHTFNIGLESRLLDRLEFNLDFFIKKTSNMLFNAQTPPSLGYSKLPVNDGELSNRGLELELRYEAIKTKNVELTINANGGYYANRIDLMSKDPATDAPKHYEIQGSYAYKQGHSLRDFYLRSWRGVNDKGLPQWKSYTQQVDGKDVYVTDLEKYLQDGGDVSKLTEGVTTDYSSAVREFVGKSAIPNFVGGFGFDLRVQRFRLSTSFTYGLGGYGLDLAYAGLMKSGARIGETNYHKDILNSWTPENKGSDLPILASDQTELRYVSNASTRFLTSRSFLNLTNARISYDVPKALLERAGIGSATVYLSGDNLFLLTARRGYASMSSTTGSSSAQRYLPVSSIVAGVQLHF; this is encoded by the coding sequence ATGAGAAAAAGCCTACTCTATCTCTTACTCCTGGCCTCAAGCGCCGCAGGAGCACTAGCTCAGCAAAAGCAGATCACCGTCTCTGGGGTGGTGATCGCGAGCAATGATCGTGAACCCGTGATCGCGGCCAGCGTAGTCGCCACGGAGCACCCCAAGGTCGGCGTCCTTACGGACACGGAGGGGAAGTTCTCCTTCAAGGTACCCGCAGGCACCAAGAGCCTCACCGTCTCCAGCATCGGCTATATCTCGCAGCGCGTCAACCTCACGGGGCAGCCCCTGCGCGTCACCCTACGTGCCGAGGAGCGCGTGGTAGATAATGTCGTGGTCGTGGCCTATGGACGCCAGTCCAAGAACTCCTTCACGGGCTCCGCCGCCCGCGTCTCGGTTGAGGAGCTGAACCGTAAGAGCACCTCCAACCTCACCACCGCCCTGCAGGGCGCCTCGCCTGGCGTGCAGGTCTTCACCACCACGGGGCAGCCTGGCGCCAACGCCACGGTACAGATCCGCGGTATCGGTTCGGTGAACTCCAATACCGCTCCGCTCTACGTCGTCGACGGCGTCCCCTACGAGCTCAACCTCGGTGGGCTCAACCTCGCGGATGTCGAGTCGATGACCGTGCTCAAGGACGCCTCCGCCACCGCTCTCTATGGGGCACGCGCGGCCAACGGCGTCGTCCTAATCACCACGCGCCAGGGACAGGCAGGCAAGATCACCTTCGACGCCGAGCTCAAGGCAGGGGTCAACAAGCGCCTCATCCCCCTCTATGACGTCATCAACAGCCCCGAGGACTTCCTCGAGGTGGCTTATCAGAGCGTCAAGAACAAGTATGAGTACTTCGGTCTCAAGAACTCGCTGGCCTCGGCCTACAGCTCGCCCCGCACACGCTTCGCCGATGGCAAGAGCGCTGCCGACGCCCCACAGAGCGCTGCTGACCTACTCTTCTTCGATGGGATCCTCGCCAGCGGCGCCGACGCTGCCGCCTCCATCCCCAGCCGCTACAAGCTCTGGGACCTGCCTTCGGGCCAGCTGATCGACGCCCAGACGGGGCGCTTCAACCCCGCCGCCAAGCGCCTCTACACGCCTGAGCGCTGGGAGGACGAGCTCTTCCGCACGGGGCAGTTCAACGAGGCCAACCTCCGCATCTCTGGGGGTAATGACAAGGTCCGCTTCGCCTCCGCCCTCGGCTTCCAGAAGAACGTGGGCTACTACGTAGGCTCGGACTTCAAGCGTCTCAGCCTGCGCAACAACCTGACGGCGAACCTCAGCAAGGACCTCAAGGCCACCATCGGCCTATCCTATGCCAGCACTACGACCAATGACCCCGGGCAGGGCACGACGGACTCCAACGGCTTCCAGTGGGTCTACGGCACGCCCAGCATCTTCCCCGTCTTCCAGCACGACCCCGTCACGGGCAAGCGTGTCCCCGACCCCAAGCTCGGTGGCGCCGATGCCTACGACTTCGGGGAGTACGATGGCGTATCGCGTCCCTTCCGTGGGGGGATCAACCCCGCAGGCTCGACGCGTCTGGACAAGCAGCAGGCCTCGCGTGACTTCCTCACCTCCAACATCAGCCTCGAGTACCGCTTCCTCCAGGACTTCAAGCTCGCCATCAACTACGGCCTACAGTTCCAGGCCTACCGTCAGGGACGTCTAGCGAACCCCCTCTACGGCGATAGCAAGAACGTAGGGAGCATCACGCAGAACCGTAACATCCTGCACACGCATACGCTCAACCAGATCCTCTCCTGGGGCCGTGCCTTCGGGGACCACCACCTCGACGCCTTCATCGCCCACGAGAGCAGCGAGCAGGAGAACGACCTGATGAGTGCCCAGCGCAAGAAGGTCGTCAAGGGCAACGTCCTCGACCTCAACGACGGGCTCATCAACGAGAGCTCGGCCTCCTACCGACTGACCAATGCCATCGAGAGCTACTTCGGTCAGCTGCGCTACGACTACGATAATCGCTACTACCTGAGTGCCTCGCTGCGCCGCGACGGCTCCTCGCGCTTCGCCGACGGCCACCGCTGGGGCACCTTCGGCTCGGTAGGGGCTGCCTGGATCGCCAGCCGTGAGTCCTTCCTCTCCTCCGCTAGCTGGATCAACAACCTGAAGTTCAAGGCCAGCTATGGCGTACTAGGGAACCAAGATCTATCCCTTGGCTACAGCTCATACACGCCCGACTATTACCTCTACACGGACCTCTACGACCTGACGGATGCGCAAGGCGAGCCCTCCTTCTCCTTCTACTCTAAGGGGAACCCAAACCTCAGCTGGGAGCTCTCCCACACCTTCAATATCGGGCTCGAGTCACGCCTGCTGGATCGATTAGAGTTCAACCTGGACTTCTTCATCAAGAAGACCAGCAACATGCTCTTCAACGCCCAGACGCCTCCCTCCCTCGGCTACAGCAAGCTCCCCGTCAATGATGGCGAGCTGAGCAATAGAGGCCTTGAGCTCGAGCTGCGCTACGAGGCAATCAAGACCAAGAACGTCGAGCTGACGATCAATGCCAACGGCGGCTACTATGCCAATAGGATCGACCTCATGTCCAAGGACCCCGCTACCGACGCTCCTAAGCACTACGAGATCCAGGGCTCCTATGCCTACAAGCAGGGCCACTCGCTGCGTGACTTCTACCTCCGCTCCTGGAGAGGTGTCAACGACAAGGGCCTCCCCCAGTGGAAGAGCTATACGCAGCAGGTCGACGGCAAGGACGTCTACGTCACCGACCTAGAGAAGTACCTGCAGGACGGCGGGGATGTCTCGAAGCTGACCGAGGGCGTGACGACCGACTACAGCTCGGCCGTACGTGAGTTCGTCGGCAAGTCTGCCATCCCCAACTTCGTCGGGGGCTTCGGCTTCGACCTGCGCGTCCAGCGCTTCCGCCTGAGCACAAGCTTCACCTACGGCCTCGGCGGATACGGCCTCGACCTGGCGTACGCTGGGCTGATGAAGTCGGGGGCACGCATCGGGGAGACCAACTACCACAAGGATATCCTGAACTCCTGGACGCCTGAGAACAAGGGCAGCGACCTGCCCATCCTGGCTAGCGACCAGACGGAGCTTCGCTACGTCAGCAACGCCTCCACGCGCTTCCTGACCAGCCGCAGCTTCCTCAACCTCACCAATGCCCGCATCAGCTACGACGTGCCCAAGGCACTGCTGGAGCGTGCTGGTATCGGCAGTGCTACCGTCTACCTCAGCGGGGACAACCTCTTCCTGCTGACCGCTCGCCGAGGCTATGCCTCTATGAGCAGCACCACAGGCTCCTCCAGCGCTCAGCGCTACCTCCCCGTATCCAGCATTGTCGCAGGGGTGCAGCTGCACTTCTAG